A window of the Brassica oleracea var. oleracea cultivar TO1000 chromosome C1, BOL, whole genome shotgun sequence genome harbors these coding sequences:
- the LOC106337917 gene encoding uncharacterized protein LOC106337917, with product MPVRHNIDVMHVEKNVSDAIISIMMQNSKSKDGVKSRKDLEDMGIRKNLHVQLKGKRTYLPHAAYWLKKDEKKRFWKRLSLFRGPDGYSANISSCVSIEPPTIGGLKSHDHHVLLQNLLPVALRGLLPDGPRIAVTRLCSFFNSLCQRVLDPEKLISLENELVETMCEMERYFPPALFDIMFHLPLHLAREARLGGPVHFRWMYPFERYMKTLKALVKNYARPEACMAEGYLAGECIAFCLEFLQNSAPVQEKTQRNEDVETYDLILEGRPLQKATQVTLTDKERDIAHRYVLMNMAVMNPYVECQINETILWQVHAAKFAQWVKEKIPPNSEGHSKKLRWLAFGPRHRAQTFKGYIINGHRFQTDDVMRKTQTSGVTYEAFSMCRSSARDTAHKADVVTFYGVIEEIILLDYHMFQIPLFKCKWANKGYGVKEEQGFTLCWSLRSDRDWLLRGPIAILELVRGWFGYVSVALGQPGLEMPLGISGMLNSSKLIS from the exons ATGCCGGTTCGTCACAACATTGATGTCATGCACGTGGAGAAGAATGTCTCTGATGCTATCATATCTATTATGATGCAAAATTCTAAGTCAAAAGATGGTGTCAAATCAAGAAAGGATCTGGAAGATATGGGGATTCGAAAGAACTTACATGTTCAGCTCAAAGGGAAGAGAACATACTTACCTCATGCTGCTTATTGGCTGAAGAAAGATGAAAAAAAAAGATTCTGGAAGAGACTAAGTCTATTTAGAGGACCAGATGGATATTCTGCGAACATTTCCAGTTGTGTCTCTATCGAACCACCCACAATCGGCGGATTGAAGTCTCACGATCATCACGTGCTTCTGCAGAATCTTCTACCAGTGGCTTTGAGAGGATTACTCCCAGATGGTCCAAGGATTGCAGTTACAAGGCTGTGCAGCTTCTTTAACAGCCTCTGTCAGAGAGTTCTTGACCCTGAGAAGCTAATATCTTTGGAGAATGAACTTGTCGAGACAATGTGCGAAATGGAGAGGTATTTTCCTCCAGCTTTGTTCGACATCATGTTTCACCTACCCTTACATCTGGCGAGGGAGGCACGTTTGGGTGGTCCGGTACATTTTAGATGGATGTATCCATTTGAGAG GTACATGAAGACTCTTAAGGCACTTGTAAAGAACTATGCAAGGCCAGAAGCTTGTATGGCTGAAGGATATTTAGCTGGAGAATGTATAGCATTCTGCTTAGAGTTTCTTCAGAACTCTGCACCGGTTCAAGAGAAAACACAACGCAATGAAGATGTTGAGACGTATGATCTGATACTTGAGGGCCGGCCATTGCAGAAGGCTACTCAAGTTACCCTTACTGATAAAGAGCGAGACATAGCCCATCGATATGTTTTGATGAACATGGCAGTGATGAATCCATATGTTGA GTGTCAAATAAATGAAACAATTCTATGGCAAGTTCATGCAGCAAAGTTCGCACAATGGGTAAAAGAAAAG ATCCCTCCCAACTCTGAAGGTCATTCTAAAAAGCTGAGATGGTTGGCTTTTGGACCAAGACATAGAGCTCAAACATTTAAAGGATATATCATCAATGGACATCGGTTTCAGACTGATGATGTTATGCGAAAGACTCAGACCAGTGGAGTTACATATGAAGCCTTTAGCATGTGCAGATCCAGTGCACGAGATACTGCACATAAGGCGGACGTGGTTACATTCTACGGAGTTATTGAAGAGATCATACTACTCGACTACCATATGTTTCAGATTCCACTCTTCAAGTGCAAGTGGGCGAATAAAGGATACGGTGTGAAAGAAGAGCAAGGATTTACACTG TGTTGGTCGCTGCGTAGCGATCGTGATTGGCTTCTCCGTGGTCCGATTGCCATACTCGAGCTTGTCCGTGGCTGGTTTGGATACGTGTCAGTTGCCTTGGGACAGCCG GGGTTGGAGATGCCCTTAGGCATATCGGGAATGTTGAACAGTAGCAAACTGATCAGCTAA
- the LOC106299596 gene encoding uncharacterized protein LOC106299596 — MQGNVVGLVESVLVKFKDEMLACVKDMVSALCKEQVVDRNGTHHIPTPGVDEVSVPANHTSHNPDANANTIRNVLCNDETFTPRKEDDVGSRYVPFDPVSDTCAPSAHSETSTRKNAFQRSLGNGAQHRQPLMITDEPTFSLGLTQEEQIQPDAHVMATEVGRGEPMSDNNGDDNIEEGQGSLKSKKQKTVPSGLLDDY, encoded by the exons ATGCAAGGGAATGTTGTTGGACTAGTGGAGTCTGTTTTAGTTAAGTTTAAAGATGAAATGCTTGCATGTGTTAAGGATATGGTGTCTGCACTGTGTAAAGAGCAAGTTGTTGATCGTAATGGGACACACCATATTCCTACTCCTGGTGTGGATGAAGTCTCTGTTCCTGCAAACCATACCAGCCATAATCCTGATGCAAATGCCAATACTATCCGAAACGTGTTGTGTAAC GATGAGACTTTTACCCCAAGAAAGGAAGACGATGTGGGTTCTAGATATGTCCCTTTTGATCCAGTTTCTGATACATGTGCACCATCAGCTCATAGCGAGACTAGTACGAGGAAAAATGCTTTCCAGCGAAGTTTG GGAAATGGGGCACAGCATAGACAACCACTTATGATTACGGATGAACCGACCTTCTCGCTTGGTCTTACCCAAGAAGAGCAGATTCAGCCTGATGCTCATGTTATGGCTACGGAGGTTGGTCGAGGGGAACCCATGTCTGACAACAATGGTGATGACAATATAGAAGAAGGTCAAGGATCACTGAAAAGTAAGAAGCAGAAGACGGTGCCATCAGGTCTTCTTGATGATTACTAA